In uncultured Desulfuromonas sp., the genomic stretch TTTACCCTGCGCACCGGCGGTCAGCTTGATTATATCAGCCAATTCTCTGGGAGTCGCTCTCGCCTGAAATCTCAGGGGACTGTGCAGTTGACCAAGGAGATTAACAGCACTCTCGATGTCTATCTGTCGCCTGCCATGGTGGAGAAATTGAATCCTGGGGCTGCGGTTAAAAAATATATGGTGGAACACGATGGGTGGGGACGTGTTCCCTTAACAATTTCAGGGCGTTATGATCGACCACAATTGAGTTATAATATAGCGGTTTTGGGGCAGAAAGCCAGTGAGGTGGTGACCCGGAAACTGCAGGAACGGCTTCAAAAACACACCGGCGATAACACGACGGAACCTTTGGCTAAGCCAGCTGCTGATTTAATTAACTCTGCGTTAAAAGAATTGCTTGGGCCGGTAAAAGACTGATCTAAGGTCAGCTCTAATCATTATATTCGGTGTCGAGGAGCAGGAGTAGAGCCAATATGGTTGATAAGCGCCGTAAGGGGCGAGTAAAAAAACGCTTACGTATCCTCTATGGAACCGAAAGTCCATCCAAGGTTGGTTTTACGTCCGATATTTCCGGTTCCGGTCTGTGTATCAAGTCTTTTATTGTTTATAAGCCTGGGGCTTTGGTGCTTATGGAGTTGGAATTGCCCAACGGTGACGTTGCGCGTCTTGAGGGTCGTGTCCACTGGGCTCGTAAAGTGCCGCCGGATCTGCTGCGCAAAGTGAAACACGCCGGTATGGGGATCAAGATCGTCAGCTTTCTCAGTGGTCGTGACGCCTATCTTGAGATGTGTCAGAGCTAACCTGACAACCGGCTGTTTTTTCATCGTGCCAACCTTCAATTCCGCGGTGTCCACGGTTGCCCGAACCTACGCTCTATGGTAGTTTTGGTGAGGTGTTGAGGCCCGTGGATCTCTTCTGTCTGTTTCCTTTTTTGAGTTTTTTGCAAAAACCTCTTTTAGTAGCGATAAATTTTATGTCTGCAACGAAAGAACGCCTGGATAAACGCGTGGTTGAGCTGGGCTTGTGTCGTTCTCGTGAGCGCGCACGAGCCCTTATTATGTCCGGCAATGTCCTGGTCAATGATACCGTTATCGACAAAGCCGGTACCCGTGTTGCCGAGGATGCCGCGATCCGGGTGCGGGGGGGCGATCTCCCCTATGTGTCGCGGGGTGGCCTCAAGCTGGCGGGTGGACTTGAGCAGTTTGGTCTTGAGGTGAACGGACGAGTTGCCGTGGATGTCGGCGCTTCCACTGGTGGTTTTACCGACTGTCTGTTGCAGAACGGTGCCGCCAAAGTCTATGCTGTGGATGTTGGTTATGGCCAATTGGCCTGGAAGCTGCGCGAAGATGACCGGGTGGTTAATCTGGAGCGCACCAATATTCGTGAGCTGAAGCGCGAGCAACTCGACGATGTGCCGGATCTGGCCGTGATTGATGCCTCATTTATTTCCCTGGAGAAAGTCTTGCCTCCCACGCTGGCGGTGCTTGCGGCGGATGCGGATATCGTTGCCCTGATTAAACCCCAGTTTGAAGTGGGCAAAGGCAATGTTGGCAAAGGCGGCGTGGTTCGTGATGAACAACAACATGCTCAGGTGATTGCCAAAATCAGACAACTGGCTGAGACCTTGAACTGTGACGTGAGTGCGCTGTGTGAGAGTCCCATCCTGGGTCCCAAGGGCAACCGGGAATTTCTGATTCATCTTAAACACCGTGTCGTAACGAACTGATTTTTTACATGATAAAGATTCTTCATAGCAGCGATTTAAGTTTGGGGGGCAAGCTGCCTTTTTCCCCTGCCGTGGGTGAACGCATGGCTGCTGCCCAGTTGGCAACCTTGGATCGTCTCCTTGCCCACGCAACAGCGCATGAGGTAGATCTGCTTATTTTTACCGGCAATCTGTTTGCGCATCATGCACCGGAAGTTTCTTTGCGCGAGGCGGTTGCCCATCGCTTGACGGCGCTTGCTCCAACGATTCGTATTGTCATCCTTCCTGGCTGTTACGATCACCCTCTGGGGGGCGATTCCGTGTATCGCGACGAACGTTTTCACCCCTGGGTGGTTGAAGAGCGCAGCGTGGATTCTCAGCCGCTGGTGTTCAACCTCACGGCAGGGGATCTGTTTTTGTACACCCTGCCGTGGCAATGTGATCCCGGCAATGCCCAGAGCTATATGGCGCGTCGTTGCGGAGACGGAGTGCATCTCGGCGCCTTTCACAGCCTTAAACTCGATCAGCGCAATCCGTTTCAGGATCCGTTGGTGCATTGGAAAAAAGCGATTCTGGCATGGGACCTGGATTATGTCGTGGTGGGCAATCGCAGCCATGGAACGGTTGAACATGGCGGAACGCTGCGTGCTGATTGTCCGGGAACCCCACAAGGACTCAGCTTTAACGAATGTGGTGAACGGTGCTGCTCTGTGGTGACTCTGGGGGCCGATGGTGCTGCGCTTGAATCGCCGGCAACCGAATCGATCCGTTTTGAACAGCGCGAGCTTGCCGTGATGACGCATGAACCGGCGGAGCATTTCCATCAAATGCTCGATGAATGGGCGCAGCGCGATGTTGCCTTGCGAGTTCGCCTGGTTGGAGCCATTGAAGAGCTGTTTGATCCTGTCAAAGTGGTGGCACGCCACCAGGAGCGTTTTGCTTTGTTGGCGTGTGACGATGAGACCCGGTTTCTTGCCAGTGAAACATTGACCCGATTGGCCGAAGAGGAAACAGTGCGCGGCATTCTGTGTCGTCGTTTTATTGAGCTGGCGGTGGAGGCTTCAGAGAGCCAGCGCTCGGTCTATGAACAGGCGTTACGAGAATTGTTGCACCGCTTTCATGCTGTTGCGGAGGATGAGGTATGATTCTGCGCAGCCTGGAATTAAAAAGCTTTGGCCGTTTCAATGATAAAACCTTTGAGTTTCGTCGAGGAATGAACCTGGTGGTCGGTGCCAATGAAGCCGGTAAATCGACCATGATGGCATCCATTCCGGCCGTTTTGTTCGGCCTGCGTGACAAACAACGCTATCAACCGTGGGGCAGCCAACAGGGCTGTCAGGCGGTGCTACAGTTTGAAAGCCGACAGCGCAATATCCGCCTTGAGCGGGATGTGGTGACGGATCAGGTCGATCTGTTTCAGTACGACGGCATGTATCATCTAATAGATCATTTCAGTGCTCAGATTGCCTTGAGCCATTACCCGGAACATTACCAACACTATGCGCAACTGTTGCGTGAGCTTCTTGGTATCAGCGATGAACCGCTGTTTCGTGCCACCCAATTTGCCGGTCAAGGGGATTTTCCGACAACCTCCGACGAATTTGAACGTTTTTTGCGCACTATTTTGTCTGGATTTACCCAAGGGGACAGCGAAATGGTGTTGCGTTCGCTCAAAGATGACTACGATGCCGTGACCAGTGACAACCCCTGGAGTGGTGCGACGGTTTCTCCGCGAGAGCTGGAAGTGGTTCATGACGCGTTGCAGGAAATGGCGCAACGCCAGCAACAGAGTGATGAGTTGTTGGCCGAACTGGAACAGGTTCGACAACAGATCGTCGCACTTAAAGGCGCGTTAGCCGAGGATCGGCAGCAACTTGACGAAGGCCTTAACTATATCGCCTGGATTCAGCAGCAATGGCAAATTGAAGCAGAAGTGCCCGAGCCGGAGGACAATGAACGCGGTGAAGTTGTTGATGCAGGAGATGGCGAAGATGCCATGTCGAGTGAGCGGCAACAGTTGGAGCAGACCTTGCGTGAGGCCGGGATTCCCGTGCCGGTACCGGAGGACCTGACTCGTTTGCTGGCGGACGCGGATGAGGTGCGCCATGAGATGGTTGCTTTGCAATCCGAGATGATTCCGTTTCGTGATCGTCTACAGAAGGTGCGTCATCCCGACTGGAAACGGCCGTTGCTGTTTATGCTGTTGCTGATTGTCGCAGGCCAGTCGACGTACTTTTTTGCACCGCAGTGGGCTCTCGGTGCCGCTATTGTTGCCGGTCTCGGGGCCATCACCGGATGGGGCTGGTTTGGTTGTCGGTTTGCCAAAGTTAAAAAAGCGTGCCAGGGCCTGCAGGAGAAGATTGCTGCGCTTGAACAGCGGCGCGAACAGGAGCAGCAACGACTGACGGCACTGGACGATGAATTTGAAGCCATGGGCATTGCCTCTTCAGCCGTTGAACTGGTGCGGATTCAGAAAGCGTTTGAACAGCACCGTGAGACGTTGCAACGCCTTGCCGTACTCATGGAACATGAAGGCGAGCAGGGAGGGGCGGTGGCAACGTCTGAACAGACGAGTGTTTCTGATGACGCACCCTCTTCCGAGCACCTGAAGCCTGAAGATCTGCCTGAGGCCAAGAACAAACTGGATGCCCTGGAGCAGTCGATTCGTAATCGTGAAGCCGACCTGCTTGCTCTGGTGCGTCATGAAGCCGTGTTGTTGGGACGGCTGGCGGAGGGCGAGCAGGATATCCGCCACCGTGAGCAGCTTGAGCAGCGCTTGGGTGTTCTTGAGCAGCGCAAGCAGGTTCTTCACTGTGCCATTGATGTGTTGCAGCAGTCACTGGAGGAGTTTCACACCAGCAGCCTGCAATGTTTTGAAAAACGCATTGCCAAGTATCTGCGGAAAGCCACGCAGAACAAGTACTCGGCGATTGCCATCGAACAGGATTTTTCGGCGCGCCTGAAAAGTCGCAATGGTCAATGGGTGGCCCTGGAGCAACTCAGCCGCGGCACCATGGACGCTGTGTGTCTGGCGATTCGCCTCGGGCTGTCTCATTTTTTGACGCCGGGGAAAACGCTACCATTCTTTTTCGATGATGCCCTGATCAACCTTGATGGGGAGCGTTTACAGGAAAGTGTCACAGTCTTGGAGCGTTTAAGTGCTGATCATCAGATTATCCTGTTTTCACACGATGAAAGATTGCATAAGATAGCAGCCAGGAGGCGATGGCATGTGATTGCGTTGAGCGAACGCCGTAGCCGTAACGTCACCAGAAATAAAGAGGGAGCTGAAGATGCCGGACAACTGTCTTTTCTGTAAAATCGTCGCCGGAGAGATTCCGTCTGAAATTGTCTATGAAGATGATCTGGTCGTGGCCTTTAAAGATATCGATCCTCAGGCGCCGATCCATATGCTGATCATTCCACGCAAGCATATTACGGGCATGAATGACATTGAGGACGAGGACCAGCAGGTTCTTGCCCGCATCCATTTTGTAGCCGTGAAACTGGCGCGCCAGCTGGCTATTGCCGAACCCGGGTACCGTCTGGTCAATAACTGTAACGAACATGGTGGTCAGGCCGTTGGCCATTTGCATTACCATCTGCTCGGTGGACGTCAGATGAACTGGCCTCCGGGGTAGTTGCTTGGCAGGAAGCTCATTGATGGGTAGAGATGAGTCTCTGTGGCGGAGACTCCGTCATTTAAGTTAGACTCAGAGGCAGTAATGAAGAAAAAGCAGTATCAACGCGAAATTCACAAATTGATGAATGACATTGCCGAGCTGTTGGTGACCCATCATGGTGGCAGTCTCAGTGAAAGCGATCTCGATCATGGCATCAAACAGCTGAATAGCGCCTTCAAGCTGGCTCAGGACGCTCATGCCGAACAGAAACGCAAGTCGGGCGAGCCCTACCTGTTCCATCCGCTGCGTGTGGCCCTGCTGGCGGCGCGCCACTGGATGGAATTTTCTTCGATTATTGCCGCGTTGCTGCATGACGTAGTAGAGGACACTCCGGTAACCCTTGAGGAGGTCGAGGCTGACTTTGGAGATGAGGTGGCTCTGCTGGTCAAGGGGTTGACGAAAGTCGAGGATGCCGCCCTGAGTCGCGAAATTCTCAAAGCCGAGACCTATCGCAATCAAATTCTGGTAGCGATTAAAGATATTCGTGTGCTGTGCCTGAAGTTGTGGGACCGTCTCGATAATTTACGCACCATCGGTGCACTCAAACCGGAGAAACAAGTCCTGATCGCCGAAGAGACCCGCACCGTGTACATCCCGCTGGCCCGCCATCTCGGTATGGGCCAGGTTGCAGATGAGCTGGAAGCGTTGTCTCTGGCTATTCTCTATCCACGCCGGGCCTCGCGCTACCGGCGGGTGGTGACTGAGCTTGGTGAGCGCAGTGAGTCAGCGCGTCGCCAGATTCGCAATGATATTACCACGGAGTTCAATCGCCATCATCTCAACGTGGCGCTCAAGGATAACTGGCGGTCCTTCTCCCTCGAAGGGGCCATGCGCGTTGGACGCGGCATTTCAGCCCTGTACAGTCTTGATGTGCTGGTGGATTCAACCATGGATGCCTATGTGGCGCTTGGCTTATTGCACCGCCTCTATCAGCCGATTACGGGCAAGTTGCGTGATCACCTCAATGCACCGTCGCAGCATGGCTATCAGGCGATAAAAACCACAGTGCAGGCGGGGGAGTACCGGTTGCGGATTCAGATCACCACGCGCAAGTTCGAGCGCTTCAATGAGTCCGGTGTTCTGGCGCCGGGCTTTGAATTCCGTCGTGAGAATTTTGCCGGATTGATGCGTAGCCTGCTGGATGGGGAATCTATTTTTGACATTGACCATCTGCGGCTGGCCTCGGCAACCATACAAGTTTATACACCCAATGGTGAATCGCGCATGTTACCGGAGGGCAGCAGTGCCCTTGATTTTGCCTTTGAAATTCATGAAAAACTCGGGATCCATGCGTTTCGCGCCCGCATCAATGGTCAGACTCGCGTCCTGAAAACCCGGTTGATGGACGGTGATCAGGTGCAGATTGAAACCGTGGAAGTCCCCGGTGTTTTACCCAAATGGCTCGACTGGGCCGTCACTCCGAGAGCACGTAACAGCATTCGCCGTTACCTGCGCACGATCGTTCGAGATAATAAACATAATGATTAAAAAAAATCTCTTGTTGTTCTTGTTGGTGGCCTTGTTGCTGCCTTCAACCGTCTGGTGTGCCGATCAAGCCACTGCCTTTGTCTATCATCGTTTCGGCGATAACCGCTATCCCTCGACCAACATTGCAGTTGATGTTTTTGAAGCCCAGTTGGCCTATCTCAAACAGCACGACTATCAGGTGATGACGTTAGGCCAGATTGTCGCGGCTCGTAAAGCCGGGACCCCGTTGCCGCAGCGTTGCGTGGCGCTAACCGTGGATGATGGCTATGAATCGTTTTTGACCGGCGCCATGCCGCTGTTGCGCCGTTATCACTATCCGGCAACCCTGTTTGTCAATAGCGCCTCGGTCGGCGGCAACAGCTATCTCGATTGGCCGCAGCTTAAAGCGCTCCACGAGGAGGGCATAGAGATCGGTAACCATTCCGCCACCCATCCCTATTTTGTCACGCAACAGCAAAAGATGCCTCTTGAAGCGTGGCGGACGTGGGCGCGTCAGGATATAGAAACAGCCCAACAGCTGTTTGAAAAACACCTCGAAATGAAACCGGCGCTATTTGCCTATCCCTATGGTGAATATTCTCCGCAAATGATGACTTTGCTCGAGGAGATGGGCTTTCAGGCGGCGGTTGCCCAACAGTCCGGAGTGATCTCGGCGCTGGCTTCGCCGTTTGCTCTGCCGCGTTTTCCCATGGGTGGTCCTTTTGCAACGTTGAAAGGGTTTACCGGTAAGCTGGCGATGGGTGCCATGCCGGTGACGGTTATTGCCCCCTCCAGCCCGGTTATCGGTAAGGACGATCCGCCGACACTGCGTTTCCAATTGGATACCGAGCAGATTGTGCTCTCATCGTTGCGCTGTTACGTACAAGGACAGGATCCTGTTGTTCCCCGTCTGGTGGATAAGGAACAGGGGCTGTTTGAAGTGGTGGCTGAAAAGCCGTTGGCGGGGCGACGAAACAAATACACCCTTACAGCACAAAGCCGTAAGGGTGGTTGGAGTTGGTTCAGTCAGTTGTGGATTCACCCCTGACTCAGGACGTTGAATCGCCGGCGTTTCGCTAAAAGAGCAGGTTGGCCTGGGAGGTTGACGTACGCCGGGAACTCATCTGATGCTGAGGCAACAGCGACACTCGCGCCAACTGCACGTCAGTGCGCAGTTTCAGGGCTGCCAGCTGGGCCAGACGATTATGGCGAATCATGGTCTGAATCTCATTGACATAAGCATCCCGCCGGGTTGAGTAGTTTAACAACCCTTCGGCAAGTTTTTTTCCTTCCAGCGGTGCGTCGGCCTGGCGCAGGGCATAACGTTTTTCCCGCAAACTCTGGTAAGCCCGGTGGCTGTTGAGATTGTTCATGTAAGAGCGAATGGATGCTGCCAGGTTGGAAAATTTTCGCACTTCGTAGGTGGCACCTTCCGGTCGGCCGGCAGGGACAATTCCGGTGCCCGGCGTGAAGGTCCATTGGCCGAAAATATTGTTGGCCTGTTGAGCAAATCGCGAGCTGCCGTAGGCGGATTCGTTGGCTGCCTGAGCCAGGACCAGGGCCGTGGGAAGCATGTCAACGCGTGTCAGCAGTTGCCGGGCGACCTGCGGGTTGGTGAGAGGATCACCTTCGCAGCGATACTCGTGACACAACAGTGTGAGCCACTGCTGTTGCTTGGTCGTGAGCGGCGCAGAGCTGGCGAGGAGCTTTTTCAGAGTGGCACGCTGTTGGAGAATCGCTTCATTCTGCATGATGACCATAGGCAGCAAACTGAGGAAAAACAGCTTTTTCTTCAGCTTTACATCACGAACATGGCCCATGTCGCGTGGAAAACGCTCCAGGGTAAATGCCGGAACCCCCTGGTCAAGTGTTTCCCAGCTGTAACCCCAGTGGGCAAAAGTTTCAATCAGTTGGTGATAGGAGGTCGGCTCAAGGTGAACCCGGTTTTGGGCGGAGTTGCCGGTATGCACATCACAACTGCATAACAAGAATAAACTGACAATGTAACTTATTGAATAAAAACGTATTTTTTGACTCATGACCAACTCGGTATTCGTGGTGTTAATGATTTTTTATCTATTTGCGTTAAACGGCGACGAACATTATCATAGCCTTTTAAACATTGCAAGGTCTTGAATAACCACCAGAATTGTTTGATTTTCTAGTGATCGAAAATCATGGGGGGGAAAATGAAATCGTATCGAGAAGAGCTGTGGTTTGACCATCCGCAACGGATGGGATTTATCAATATTACCAACCAGGTGGACACTTGTCTTAAACAAAGTGGCATCCGCGAGGGGTTGTGTCTGGTGAATGCCATGCATATTACCGCATCGGTGTTTATCAATGACAATGAATCGGGGTTGCATGCCGATTTTGCCCGTTGGCTGGAGCAACTGGCACCGTATGATGCCCATGGCTATGCCCATCATCAGACCGGAGAAGACAATGGCGATGCCCATCTGAAGCGGACAATAATGGGGCGTGAGGTGGTGGTGGCGATTACCGAAGGTCGGCTGGATTTCGGCCCCTGGGAACAGATCTTTTATGGTGAATTTGATGGCCAGCGTTCTAAAAGGGTGCTGGTGAAAATGATTGGCGAATGATCCCTCGTCGTGTCAGCGGCAGGTCCATTGATTTTCTCCACGTCATGAGGTAAATTCACAGCGCTGTAAAATACTGTTCGATTGTCACGACGACATTCGAAGCGAAATTAAAGGAGCAGGGGACCCATGAATGATGCGCTGAAGCCGTTGCGCGAGAAAATCGACACCCTGGATAACCAGATTCTTGATCTGCTCAACGAGCGGGCTAAGGTGGTTCTGGACGTCGGGAAAACCAAACAGGGCAGCAAATCGGCCTATTATGTGCCGAGTCGCGAGCAGGCCATTTATGAACGACTACGTCAGCACAATCCCGGTCCTTTTCCTTCCGAAGCGATCCAACGGGTTTTTCGAGAAATTATCTCGGCCTCTTTAGCGTTGGAACAACCGATGAAAGTGGCTTTTCTCGGTCCTCAGGCGACCTTTACCCATGTGGCAGCCATGCAGCAGTTCGGTCTGTCCGCCCAGTTGGTGCCGCAAAAGAGTATTTCAGCGGTGTTCGATGAAGTGGCGCGTGGTCGAGCCAACTATGGTGTTGTTCCGGTTGAAAACTCCAACGAGGGGGTGGTGACCCATACCCTGGATATGTTCATGGAGTCGGACCTGAAAATCTATGCTGAAATCCTCCAGGAAATTTCTCATGATCTGCTGTCGCTCACGGCACGCATATCGGATATCGAACGGGTGTATTCCCATCCGCAGGCTTTGGCTCAATGCCGTAAATGGTTGGAGGAGAATCTGCCGGATGTGCCCCTGATCGATGTGGCCAGCACCGCAGCAGCAGCTCAACTGGCAGCGGGAGATAAAAGTGCTGCCGCCATTGCCAGTGCCGCGGCCGGAGCCCAATACGATTTGCGTCAGGTCAAAGCCAACATTGCCGACAATCCGAGTAACTTTACCCGGTTCCTGGTGATCAGTAATCAGATCCCGGCCCCTGGTGGTCATGACAAAACCAGTATTTTGTTTCTGATCAAAGATGAGCCCGGCATCCTGCTCAGAATGCTCGAACCGTTCAGCAAGCGCGCCATCAACCTGTCGAAGATTGAGAGCCGTCCTCTGAAAAAACGGGCCTGGGAATATATATTCTTCCTTGATATCGAAGGGCACATTGAAACATCGGCGGTCCGCGAGGCGGTCGAGGAGCTGGGCGACTATTGTCAGTTCATCAAAGTGCTCGGTTCTTATCCGCGTGCCGTGTAGGTCGCAGAAGGAACTCGCAACGATGAACGATTTTTATTTGCACAAAATTGCCATTGTCGGCGTCGGCTTGATTGGTGGTTCATTTGCCCTGGCATTGAAAAGGGCCGGCGTTGTTGCGACGGTGTCCGGCTGGGACGCGGATCGGGACAACCTGCGCGTGGCCCATGAGCTTCAAGTGATTGATCAGCTCCCGTCCACTCTGGCACAAGCGGTGGATGGTGCTGAGCTGGTGATGCTGGCTGTGCCGGTCGGCGCCATGGCGGCGGCTGCACGCGAGGTGATTCCGCTGATGGCGTCGGGCGCGATCCTGACGGATTCAGGCAGTGTCAAACAGTGTGTGGTTGAATGTCTTGACCCGCTGGCCAAGCAACAGGGGGTGCGCTACGTGGCCGGTCATCCCATTTCCGGCACGGAACGCAGCGGTGCTTCGGCTGCATTTGCTGAACTGTATCAGGGCAAGCGGTGTATTTTGACCCCTACCGCCCAGACCGATGCTGCGGCACTCGAGACGGTAACGTGCGCCTGGCAGGCTGCTGGGAGTGAGGTGGTGACCATGGATGTGCTCAAACATGACCGCATTCTCGCCGCTATCAGTCATCTGCCGCACATGATCGCTTACTCGCTGGTCAATTCAGTGAGTGATTATGACCGTTATGAGGAGAACATTCTTGATTATTCGGCCGGTGGTTTTCGTGACTTTACCCGGATTGCGTCGTCGGATCCGATCATGTGGCGTGACATTGCCCTGACCAACAGGGACAGTCTGATTGAAATGATTAACCAGTTCGAAGAGTTTCTTGGCGAACTGAAAAACGATATTCTGCAAGCGGACGGTGAACGGCTCTACGAATTTTTCCTGCGTTCAAAAATAACCCGCGATGCTCTCTTACAACCAAAGGTGAGATAATCAACATGGTCCAGAGTCAAACTGTTTCAGCCAGCCGTGGTTTACGTGGCGAGATCACCGTTCCCGGTGACAAGTCCATTTCACATCGTTCCGTCATGTTCGGCAGCCTGGCCAAAGGGGTGACCCGGGTCCGTGGCTTTCTGCAGGGCGAAGACAACCTGTCGACGGTCAAAGCGTTTCGCGCCATGGGCGTGACCATTGACCAAC encodes the following:
- a CDS encoding PilZ domain-containing protein, giving the protein MVDKRRKGRVKKRLRILYGTESPSKVGFTSDISGSGLCIKSFIVYKPGALVLMELELPNGDVARLEGRVHWARKVPPDLLRKVKHAGMGIKIVSFLSGRDAYLEMCQS
- a CDS encoding TlyA family RNA methyltransferase, with product MSATKERLDKRVVELGLCRSRERARALIMSGNVLVNDTVIDKAGTRVAEDAAIRVRGGDLPYVSRGGLKLAGGLEQFGLEVNGRVAVDVGASTGGFTDCLLQNGAAKVYAVDVGYGQLAWKLREDDRVVNLERTNIRELKREQLDDVPDLAVIDASFISLEKVLPPTLAVLAADADIVALIKPQFEVGKGNVGKGGVVRDEQQHAQVIAKIRQLAETLNCDVSALCESPILGPKGNREFLIHLKHRVVTN
- a CDS encoding metallophosphoesterase, whose protein sequence is MIKILHSSDLSLGGKLPFSPAVGERMAAAQLATLDRLLAHATAHEVDLLIFTGNLFAHHAPEVSLREAVAHRLTALAPTIRIVILPGCYDHPLGGDSVYRDERFHPWVVEERSVDSQPLVFNLTAGDLFLYTLPWQCDPGNAQSYMARRCGDGVHLGAFHSLKLDQRNPFQDPLVHWKKAILAWDLDYVVVGNRSHGTVEHGGTLRADCPGTPQGLSFNECGERCCSVVTLGADGAALESPATESIRFEQRELAVMTHEPAEHFHQMLDEWAQRDVALRVRLVGAIEELFDPVKVVARHQERFALLACDDETRFLASETLTRLAEEETVRGILCRRFIELAVEASESQRSVYEQALRELLHRFHAVAEDEV
- a CDS encoding AAA family ATPase, which translates into the protein MILRSLELKSFGRFNDKTFEFRRGMNLVVGANEAGKSTMMASIPAVLFGLRDKQRYQPWGSQQGCQAVLQFESRQRNIRLERDVVTDQVDLFQYDGMYHLIDHFSAQIALSHYPEHYQHYAQLLRELLGISDEPLFRATQFAGQGDFPTTSDEFERFLRTILSGFTQGDSEMVLRSLKDDYDAVTSDNPWSGATVSPRELEVVHDALQEMAQRQQQSDELLAELEQVRQQIVALKGALAEDRQQLDEGLNYIAWIQQQWQIEAEVPEPEDNERGEVVDAGDGEDAMSSERQQLEQTLREAGIPVPVPEDLTRLLADADEVRHEMVALQSEMIPFRDRLQKVRHPDWKRPLLFMLLLIVAGQSTYFFAPQWALGAAIVAGLGAITGWGWFGCRFAKVKKACQGLQEKIAALEQRREQEQQRLTALDDEFEAMGIASSAVELVRIQKAFEQHRETLQRLAVLMEHEGEQGGAVATSEQTSVSDDAPSSEHLKPEDLPEAKNKLDALEQSIRNREADLLALVRHEAVLLGRLAEGEQDIRHREQLEQRLGVLEQRKQVLHCAIDVLQQSLEEFHTSSLQCFEKRIAKYLRKATQNKYSAIAIEQDFSARLKSRNGQWVALEQLSRGTMDAVCLAIRLGLSHFLTPGKTLPFFFDDALINLDGERLQESVTVLERLSADHQIILFSHDERLHKIAARRRWHVIALSERRSRNVTRNKEGAEDAGQLSFL
- a CDS encoding histidine triad nucleotide-binding protein yields the protein MPDNCLFCKIVAGEIPSEIVYEDDLVVAFKDIDPQAPIHMLIIPRKHITGMNDIEDEDQQVLARIHFVAVKLARQLAIAEPGYRLVNNCNEHGGQAVGHLHYHLLGGRQMNWPPG
- a CDS encoding HD domain-containing protein, translating into MKKKQYQREIHKLMNDIAELLVTHHGGSLSESDLDHGIKQLNSAFKLAQDAHAEQKRKSGEPYLFHPLRVALLAARHWMEFSSIIAALLHDVVEDTPVTLEEVEADFGDEVALLVKGLTKVEDAALSREILKAETYRNQILVAIKDIRVLCLKLWDRLDNLRTIGALKPEKQVLIAEETRTVYIPLARHLGMGQVADELEALSLAILYPRRASRYRRVVTELGERSESARRQIRNDITTEFNRHHLNVALKDNWRSFSLEGAMRVGRGISALYSLDVLVDSTMDAYVALGLLHRLYQPITGKLRDHLNAPSQHGYQAIKTTVQAGEYRLRIQITTRKFERFNESGVLAPGFEFRRENFAGLMRSLLDGESIFDIDHLRLASATIQVYTPNGESRMLPEGSSALDFAFEIHEKLGIHAFRARINGQTRVLKTRLMDGDQVQIETVEVPGVLPKWLDWAVTPRARNSIRRYLRTIVRDNKHND
- a CDS encoding polysaccharide deacetylase family protein codes for the protein MIKKNLLLFLLVALLLPSTVWCADQATAFVYHRFGDNRYPSTNIAVDVFEAQLAYLKQHDYQVMTLGQIVAARKAGTPLPQRCVALTVDDGYESFLTGAMPLLRRYHYPATLFVNSASVGGNSYLDWPQLKALHEEGIEIGNHSATHPYFVTQQQKMPLEAWRTWARQDIETAQQLFEKHLEMKPALFAYPYGEYSPQMMTLLEEMGFQAAVAQQSGVISALASPFALPRFPMGGPFATLKGFTGKLAMGAMPVTVIAPSSPVIGKDDPPTLRFQLDTEQIVLSSLRCYVQGQDPVVPRLVDKEQGLFEVVAEKPLAGRRNKYTLTAQSRKGGWSWFSQLWIHP
- a CDS encoding glucosaminidase domain-containing protein; translation: MSQKIRFYSISYIVSLFLLCSCDVHTGNSAQNRVHLEPTSYHQLIETFAHWGYSWETLDQGVPAFTLERFPRDMGHVRDVKLKKKLFFLSLLPMVIMQNEAILQQRATLKKLLASSAPLTTKQQQWLTLLCHEYRCEGDPLTNPQVARQLLTRVDMLPTALVLAQAANESAYGSSRFAQQANNIFGQWTFTPGTGIVPAGRPEGATYEVRKFSNLAASIRSYMNNLNSHRAYQSLREKRYALRQADAPLEGKKLAEGLLNYSTRRDAYVNEIQTMIRHNRLAQLAALKLRTDVQLARVSLLPQHQMSSRRTSTSQANLLF
- a CDS encoding secondary thiamine-phosphate synthase enzyme YjbQ, encoding MKSYREELWFDHPQRMGFINITNQVDTCLKQSGIREGLCLVNAMHITASVFINDNESGLHADFARWLEQLAPYDAHGYAHHQTGEDNGDAHLKRTIMGREVVVAITEGRLDFGPWEQIFYGEFDGQRSKRVLVKMIGE
- the pheA gene encoding prephenate dehydratase, with protein sequence MNDALKPLREKIDTLDNQILDLLNERAKVVLDVGKTKQGSKSAYYVPSREQAIYERLRQHNPGPFPSEAIQRVFREIISASLALEQPMKVAFLGPQATFTHVAAMQQFGLSAQLVPQKSISAVFDEVARGRANYGVVPVENSNEGVVTHTLDMFMESDLKIYAEILQEISHDLLSLTARISDIERVYSHPQALAQCRKWLEENLPDVPLIDVASTAAAAQLAAGDKSAAAIASAAAGAQYDLRQVKANIADNPSNFTRFLVISNQIPAPGGHDKTSILFLIKDEPGILLRMLEPFSKRAINLSKIESRPLKKRAWEYIFFLDIEGHIETSAVREAVEELGDYCQFIKVLGSYPRAV
- a CDS encoding prephenate dehydrogenase/arogenate dehydrogenase family protein, which encodes MNDFYLHKIAIVGVGLIGGSFALALKRAGVVATVSGWDADRDNLRVAHELQVIDQLPSTLAQAVDGAELVMLAVPVGAMAAAAREVIPLMASGAILTDSGSVKQCVVECLDPLAKQQGVRYVAGHPISGTERSGASAAFAELYQGKRCILTPTAQTDAAALETVTCAWQAAGSEVVTMDVLKHDRILAAISHLPHMIAYSLVNSVSDYDRYEENILDYSAGGFRDFTRIASSDPIMWRDIALTNRDSLIEMINQFEEFLGELKNDILQADGERLYEFFLRSKITRDALLQPKVR